In the Bdellovibrionales bacterium genome, GCTTATCGCTGGGCGGGAATTATTTTATCTGGCTGATCTATCCGTGTTTGCTTTTAGTGATGTACTTTAAGCGCAATCTGGCACGCAGTTTCTGGGGCCGCGCTTTTGAAGCCATTAAGTACAGCAGCATAGCCGCTGAGAGCTGCGGAGTGAGTCGGTTTTATTTCAAAATTGCGGCGTTTGTTTTATCGGCCAGTATCGCAGGGCTTGCCGGTGCACTCTTTACTCATTTAGATAACTATATTGCACCCAATACATTTAATCTCGATTTTTCGATTCTTGCGTTGATGGCGTTGATCTTTGGCGGGGTTCGCTCAACGCTGGGGAACTTTATCGGGATGTCCCTCGTGGTGATTTTACCGGATCTCTTTACGTGGTTTAAAGATTATCGCTTGATGGTGTTTGGCATATTGCTTTTGCTGGCGCTCTTCTTTTTGCCGGCGGGGATTGCGGGTCTCATTCGCTTGAAATTAGAAAAGCGCTGGCCCGGGTTTCGCACTCATTATGATTTCGAAAAACTCAAAGAGCTCGGCCAAGGCGTGCAGCTTTTTAATCAGGAAAAAGCCGAAAAAGGCAAAGAGCCTCTGAAGCTCACGGCCCTTGAAATGCGCTTCGGCGGACTCGTCGCCGTAAATAAGCTCGATCTTGTCGTCAGTCCCGGGACGATTCACGGACTCATGGGTCCGAATGGCTCAGGAAAGTCGACGACTGTGAATCTCATCACTGGCATCTATACGCCGACGCAGGGGCAGGTGCTGGTCTTTGGTGAAAGCGTGAACAAGGTGAGCCCTCACCGGCGTTCGCTTTTGGGAGTGGCTCGCACATTTCAGAACTTGCAACTCTTTGGCGATCTGACGGTGCTTGAAAATGTGCTTGTTGGTTTGCATAACCACTATCGCTCCAGTCTCTGGGCGATTTTGTTGGGGCTTCCGAAGGTGCGTAAAGAAGAACTGCGCTATCAAGCGGAAGCTTACAAATGGCTTGAGTTTGTCGGCATCGCGCACTTGGCGGAAGAGAAAGCCAAGAATCTTGCCTATGGGCAGGCCCGACGGCTTGAGATCGCCCGTGCGCTAGCCTTGCGGCCGAAGTTACTGTTGCTTGATGAGCCGGCGGCGGGACTTACTTCGAAAGAGATCCAGGAGTTCAATTCTGTGATCATGAAAGTGAAACAAGAAGGCATGGCGGTTCTTTTGATTGAACATCATATGGAGATGATGATGCAGATTTCAGATGAAATCACCGTACTGGATTTCGGCAAAAAAATCGCCGGGGGTTCTCCTCGCGAGGTTCAGAAAAATCCCCTCGTGATTCAGGCTTACTTAGGAAAAGAAGGAGCCGAGCATGCTGGAGGTTAAAAATCTGATTGTAAACTACGGCGGCATTCAGGCGCTCAAAGGAGTTTCACTCTGGGTTCAGCCCGGAGAATTGGTCGCACTGATTGGGGCCAATGGGGCCGGAAAGACTTCTCTGCTTAGATCCATCTCTGGACTTGTCACTCCGCGCGAGGGAACTGTCGCTCTGTTTGGTAAATCTGTTGCAGAAATCCCACCCCACAAAAGAGTTGAGTGGGGGCTTGCGCATTGCCCAGAAGCTCGGCACGTCTTTGCGCAACAGTCTGTTTACGACAATCTTGTTTTGGGCGCTTACATCCGCACCAAAAAAGAGAAAATGAAAGAGATCCAACAAACAATTGAAGAGATTTTTACGATCTTTCCAAAACTCAAAGAGCGCCAAAAGCAACTTGCGGGAACTCTTTCCGGTGGCGAGCAGCAGATGCTTGCGATTGGCCGGGCGCTGATGTTGAAGCCACGAATTTTGATGCTGGATGAGCCTTCCATGGGATTAGCTCCGGTGATTATTGATGAGGTCTTTCATGTCATCGAAAGAATCAAAGCGCGCAAAGAGGTCTCAATCCTGCTCGTTGAGCAACTGGCATATCGTGCGCTCAGTGTTGCTGATCGTGGTTACGTGTTAGAGCAAGGGCTCATACGCCTCGAGGGACCCGCGCAAGATCTGCTGACCAATCCCGAAGTGAAGGCCGCGTACCTCGGCGTTGCAAAATAAGTGTTAAAGATTCTAAACAACAGCCTCTTTATTGCACCTACAAGTGACAGAAATCGTCTCCTATTTGCTACAATCACATTATCGCACTTCGTTCGATAACAAAGTTTCTTAACATGAATAAGAGTAACGTTCGCGTTGTGTTTTTTCGCTAGTTTCATTCGGAAGAGACAGGCATACTGTGACTGTCTCCTTGGTGTTGTTTTAGGTTACGGCCCTGTCAGCAGAGTAGATGTTCAAGCGGAAGTTGGATACGGTTTCAGTGGTATACGGATGTTGAAGTTGTATGTTGTTTCGTCAGGGCCGTGTTTTTTTTCGCAATATCTTCTTAATTCCTCCCATTCTTAGTCATAAGTCACCCGTAGAATAACAGTGTTAAAAGCTGTGCTTTTGCTTGGGGGTTCTTATGAGATACATGCCCACGATTCGCTCCGGGCGTAGCAGTTCGGGCAGTCACAAAATCCTGGCACGCTTTGATGATTTTTTTAATCGCTTTGAAAAAGCCTACTTCGATCATCAACGAGAACTCGCTGAGCATGAGAACGAAGCTCTGAGCGCCTTTATCCCCGATGTCGATGTTGAAGAATCAGAAACGATGTTTCTGATCACAGTGGATATTCCTGGCTTGAAAAGCAACGAGGTCCGTATTGACTTGAGTGGCAGTCAATTGCGAATCTCCGGCGAACGCCGACGCGCCACCCATGCCGACAATGAAAGTTACTACGAGCGCGCACACGGGAAGTTTCAACGAAGCTTCACCATTCCAGACAATATCGATACCAACAAGATCACAGCTCATTTTGATGACGGCGTCCTTAGGGTACTGCTGCCAAAACTGCATCTCACGGAGTTTCAAGAAATCAAAGTTATATAACAACGGAGAGACCTATGTTGAACGATCGATTTAAAATGAAAAAAATAATCTGGTCCATTGATGCTTTTGAAGAAAAAGAAGACCTTCAGGAGAAAGCAGCAAGGGTCCTGGGGGTCTTCCAGAATAAGACTTACGCGCAAATCGAGCCGGTGTTTGTGCTGGGCTCGACAGAAATGAACTGGCCGGTGGATTACAGCACCGAATGGATGCGCGAGTTTCAACAAAACCTGCGCGTGCACCTCGAAGAGGTGCTGCTCACGACCGGCTTTCCGCACATTCTGACTCCGAAGATTCTGGTGGAACCTTTGGCTTCAACGGCGGCGGCGGTTGAAACACTGCTGGATTACGCTAGTAAGCAACACGCCGATATGATTATTGTCAGCAGTCACGGGCGAAAAGGCCTTGATCGGTTCTTCTTAGGAAGTTTTGCTGAGACCTTGCTGGTTCACTCCTCAGTGCCTGTCTTGGTGATCGGGGCCGGGATTAAAATGGAGCCGCAGTTTAGTAAAATTCTTTTTCCGACGGAGTTCGGCGATTATGCGCGGGAAGTTTTTCGCAGAACAGTGTCAGCGGCAAAACAAATGAACGCGTCTGTCACGATTTATCATGCAGTGCCGATGCCGGCGCGTATCGTGATGGATTCGGGGTACTATCCTTCGCTTTACGGTGTTGAAGGTGAAATGGTTTCGCTCGAAGACTTCTTGCGCATTCAAGCGGATCATCAAAAGAAGCGTGCGCAGAACTGGGCCGATTGGGCGAAGTCTGAAGGCGTGCTATGCGAAATTCTCATCGAAACCGTCGGTGAGCAAGTCGACGATCTGATTTGCCGTCAAGCGACGACCACAGGTTCCGATCTCATCATCATGGAAGGGCAGAGTGGGCCGATTAAGGTCGCGCTCCTCGGCAGTATCGCCCGTAACGTCGTGCGCGCGGCTCCGTGCCCTGTGCTGGTCTTCCCACGCAATGCGCTTATTGAAAAAGAAAAAGAGGGCGCACCGATCGAAGCCGAGGAAAGCACTTCGGTGAACCGGGAGCCTTCTGTGGATTTAGGCTTTGCCAACAAACTGACGGACTCGCGGGATTTTGAGATTTAAGAGTTGCCAGGGTTTTGCCATGGGGCTACAAAAAACCTATGGCAAATCTACTTGTGACAAATATCAGCGAGTTATTGACCCTAGCCCCAGCGATGGCAAAGGAAGGCCGCAAGGTCACCGAGTCTGATCTGGGAATTGCGCAACAGCAAGCGATGTATATTGAGAAGGGCCGTATCGCCTGGATCGGTCCTCACAAGAAAATTCCTAAAGATTTAGCCAAGAAGAAACTTAAAGAAATTTCCGCAAAAGGCAGGACCGTTTTACCGGGCCTTGTCGAGTGTCATACTCATTTGGTTTTTGCCGGCAGCCGTGCGGCTGAGTTTGAGCTTCGCAATAATGGTGTGAGCTATCAAGAAATCGCAAAAAAAGGCGGCGGCATTCTTTCAACGATGAAGCAAACCCGTGCAATGCCCGTAGCGCAGATGAAAGTGCTTTCGCAAAAGCGCGCGGATATCTTTGCCGGTCAAGGTGTGACGACTCTTGAAATCAAGTCAGGCTATGCGTTGGATGAAAAAAACGAATTGAAAGTTTTAAAGGTGGCAAAGTCGCTTGCAGGCCCGCGGATTGTGACGACCTTCTTGGGCGCGCACGCAAAACCTCCCGAGTTTGACTCTTACAAGGCTTATCTGGATTTTTTGAAAGAAAAAGTTCTGCCTCAGGTGAAAAAGCAGAAGCTTTCAAATCGCGTCGATATCTATGTCGAAAACGGTTTCTTCGATAAAGACGACTCCCGCGAGTTTTTAAAAGCAGCTCAATCCTTGGGTTTTCAAGTTCTCATGCACGCCGATCAGCTCACTCTCAGTGGTGGAGCTGATCTTGGTGTGGAGTTGGGAGCTCTGTCGGGCGATCACTTGATTCAGATTGGGAATGCGCAGATTCAGAAACTTGCCAAGTCACAGGTGACTTGTGTTTTGTTGCCGGCGGCAGACTTATATATGAGATGTAAATATCCACCGGCGCGTGAGTTGATTGATAGCGGTGCGCGCGTGGCCTTGGCGACGGACTTCAACCCGGGGACCTCTCCCACGCAGGATGTGAACCTGGTGGGGCTGCTGGCGCGCTTAGAAATGAAGATGACTCTGCCTGAAGTGATCGCGGCCTACACGGTGGGCGGCGCTTATGCGCTCAATCTGCAATCTGAGGTCGGTTCTTTGGAGCTTGGCAAGAGTGCTGATTTTATGTGCATCGATTCTGACTGGCGGCAGTTGTTTTACTCCATCGGCGAGCGTTCCCCGACCTTGGTCTACCAGAGTGGAAACAAGATCTTTTAGAATTCTTAACAGAACTAAATAACGCATTGATTCCTAAAATTTAAGATTCTTAAAAAAGGTTTGAAAAAGGGAACCAAGTATTCCTAGTCTTAGAAATTGAAAGATATTTCTAGAGGGGAAAAATAATCATGAAGTCGTCTTATTCTACTTTGATGCAGTCGAAGTTTTTTAACCCGGCTTTCAATTCAGCCATCTTCGACGGACCGATTCGTATCTATTTTGCTCAATTCCACGAATCTTTGGCATTGAAGATCTACTTCATGATCCAACAGAAGCTGAATAACGAAGTGGCGCGCGCTAAAGAGATTTCAAAGGCCACCGGCGCAAATATCCTTGTGATGGTTTATCCTTCTGAAGAAAGCTTCCTCATGTCTTTTGAAAGTCAAAATCAAACGGCTCATCCACTGGCTTTAGAAAAGTGGAATGAAGATGTGGTTGTGGGCCTTCGAGGCCCTTTGGAAGACAATCATCTCGATCTTTTGGTTGAAACCATCGGTTTAGCGATTCAAAATTGGAAACCTTCTCTCAAAGCGGTCTCTGAGCTTCAGCACGAAGCTTAATTCAATGAAAACAAAATCCCTGACAAACAGACGCGGTCAAGTGGTGGTGGAGTACGTTTTACTCCTCGTCATCGCTGTGGCGGTGGCGGCCTTGATCACGAAGGAACTCGTGCGTCGCGACCCGGACTCTCCGGGAGTTCTTATTAAAAAATGGGATGATATTCTCAAAGAGATCGGCAGCGATCTTCCTGACAAATCTAATTAGTTATAAAAAATCGAACAAAGACCCGGCTCTTCGTCGTAGAAATTCCCCGACGTAGGATTTGGAGTTTCTCAAATTTGCACTCCCGGCCTGTTAAGAAATCTTTTCCGGCCGATAAAAGTTTATATGTTTTGGCGTCGGTTTGTTTGTCTTTTTTCAATGTCTATGATGATGGCTGGGTGCGGAGCCGGGACGGGGAAAAATCCTCATCCTGAAGATCTGCTGGCGCAGATCGTGCCGTATTGGGTGAGCATCACTTACACGCTCAATGGTCAGAAAGAAGAGTTGATGCCACCGTACCTGGTGACTCAGGCGATCTTTGCCGATGCTGCGACCGGGACTTGCACGGGGAACACGATGGAGGTCGTCTTCTCCGGCGGCTACAATCCTGAAAAAGTTTTTAATCTTGTGATGACGGGTGTGGATGCGACTTCGAGTTTTTCGGGAGGCAGTTTTTCTTTTACGGCGTGTATGTCGCCTGGAGTGGCGGCGGCGATCACGATCACGGCCTATGACAAAGACGGCAAGGCGATTCGCTCGCCATTGACTGTGTCAGTGGCGGCAATGACGGCCACGAAAACCTTGGGCTACGGACATCCGCGCTATCCCAACACGGGTTTTGAGGTTGTTGCAGCTGGTAAGCAAACCACCAATGGCACCGTCGTTATGACGAATATCGCAGCTAAGAAAACCACGTCGACGGGAAATACGGGCTATACCATGGATACGGGCTTCGTAATGGGAGTTGTGCATGAGTAAATTCTTTTTTCTTTTAACTTTTATTTTCGCCGCTCAGTCTGCATCAGCGCAGTATTTTAATAATCGCGCAGTGGTACAAGGTTATCTGAAACAAGGTACGACGGCTTTGAATGATACAGCTGGTTTTCCGATGCGCTTTATTGTGAAGCGCGGAACGACAGAGGTTTGGTGCCAGACATCTTCTTCGTCAGTGCCGGTGGTGAATGGTGTTTTCAATGTGGTGTTATCTGGCAATGCGAATTGTGACTCTTTAACAGCGGCGTTGAGCCCGTCGGTGTTTTCACATACGGCGAACACAGATACTTTCACCTTTGATGTGGTGGTTGATATCTTGAAAGACGGCTTTGGCGGCGCGGATGATGCCACGTTCGCGGGGATTGATATCGTCTCTTCACCCATGGCGATGTATGCGAATGCTGCGAATTCGGCACTCACTGCGGTGACAGCCACCAATGCCACCAATGCGACGAATGCAACAACGGCGACGACAGCAACGACGGCAGGTAATGTGACCGGCACCGTGGCCTTAGCCAATGGGGGTACGGGAGCAACGACGGCGGCGGCTGCAAGAGCGGCTTTGGGCTTGGGCTCACTTGCCACCGTGAATACTTCCGGTGTTGCCACTCAGTATTTGAAAGGTGATGGGACTTGGGGAACTCCGGCCAGTGCGCCGGTGACGAGTGTGGCAGGCCGTACAGGGGCTGTGACACTGACAACGGCGGATGTCAGCGGCCTTGGAACTTCGGCGACAATGACAGCAACTGCGTTTGCACAATCAGCGAATAATCTTTCAGATCTTGCCGATGCAGCCACTGCTCGGGGGAATTTGAATGCGGCTGCAAAAGGTGCCAACACCGATATTACCTCCGTGGCTTTAACAGGAGCAGGCACTGCTTTAGCAGTCACTAATAATGCTACGATCGGCGGCACACTGACGGTGACAGGAACTCTGAGTGCGAACCTCACTGGCAACGTCACTGGAAATTTGACCGGGGTCGCACGCCAGGCCTCTTCGCGAGTGGCTCTGGCAACCACGGGGAGTGGGACCGCGTATGTTCTGACGAACACAGTGGGCATTGCCACAGGACCGGTTGCGGGCACCATGGTCAGCTTTAAGTTTCATACAACCAACACTGGAGCGGCGACATTGAACGTCGATGGCACCGGCGCAAAGAGTCTTTTCAGCAAACGTCGTGGTGTGGCCGTGTCGGCAGGAGACTTGGTCTCTGGCAGCTTTGTGACGGCTGTATATGATGGCACAAACTGGGTTGTGGATATTCCGGATCTTTACTTCACAGCTTCTAGTTTAAGTTGTGGAACTTCGGTGACGGCAAATCAAACGGCCAACTGCACGGCGATTACGGCGGCGAATGTGAACGCCGGGGACTTGGTCCAGTGTTCACCGAGCGCAGATCCAAATTCTAAAGTCCAATGGAGTGCCTTTGCAACCGCGGGTAGCATCACCATCCGGGTGGGTTGTAATAATAATACCAGTGCCTGCACGATGACGGCGGTAAACTGGAAATGCATTGTTATGAAATAGGCCTTGTTTTTCCGCCGGAAACTTCATCAAATAAAGTCATGCAAATAAAACAAGTGGATATCTTGATTGTCGGAGCTGGCATCATCGGCAGCTCTATTGGTGCGGAGCTCTCTCGTCGTGGCGCAAAGGTTTGTGTCATCGATAAAGGCACCGTCGGCAAAGGTTGTTCTTACGGAAACGCAGGCTGGATGACTCCGTGTTTTGCGATGCCTCTGCCGATGCCGGGCATGCTTTTAAAATCTATGAAATGGCTGATGGACCCGCAAAGTCCGCTGTATATTAAGCCCTCTTTCTCGTGGGACTTGGCTTCGTGGATGATGAGCTTTCTTAAAGCCATGAACGAAACACAAGCCCGCCGCGCGGTGGAGTGCTTGGTGGTGTTGTCGCAAAAGAGCCTCGAAGAATACCAGAAGCTCGGGCAGAAATATCCCGAGATCCGCTTTGAACAAAAAGGCCTCTTGATGGTCAGCCGTACGGAAGCTGGTGTGGCTTCTGCCGTCGAAGAACTCAATTATGTGAAAAACCTCGGCGTGCCGGGAAAAGTTTTAAATAGCGATGACATTCAAGCGATGGAGCCGGCCTTGAAGGCGCCGCTCTTGGGTGGCGTATACTTCTCGCACGAAGCGATGGCGGAGCCTTTCTTGGTTGTGCAAGCGATGGCGCAAGAAATCCGCAGCCACGGTGGTGAGATTTTAGAAAACACCGAACTTCACGACATGGTTGTGAATAACGGCAAGATCGAAAAAGTTCTAACTTCGGCAGGCGAGATCCATGCAAAGCAAGTCATCGTCGCCACCGGCAGCTGGTCGAAGAGCATGGCAAAGATGCTGCGCCTTCGCGTGCCGATTTTGGGTGGCAAGGGTTATGCGATGATCGTTCCGAAACTTGAAAAGCAACCGCAGTATCCGATGATGCTGGTTGAAAAAAAGATCGCGATCACGCCTCGCCAAAACACGTTGCGCATTGCCGGGACTTTGGAGCTCGTCGATCAGGATTTCTCTATCACCCAAAAGCGCGTTGAAAACATCAAGCGTGGCGCCCGTGAATTCCTGCATCTGCCGGAAGAGTTGCAAGTGCAAGAGCTCTGGGCGGGACTTCGTCCATGCACGCCAGACGGTGTGCCATTGATCGGCCGTCATGACCGGATCAATAACCTTGTGCTGGCAGTAGGGCATCAAATGCTCGGCCTGCAAAGTGGATCGGGCACGGGCTTACTCGTTGCGGATGTGGTTGAAAATAAAACGCCGTTCGTTGATATGGGTGTGTTGAATCCGAACCGGTTTTAAGGTTTAAGTCTAGATATATACATATTCTTGTTTGTAAACATTGAGTTGCATTGTCCACTCATTGGATAATGTAATTGTGATACGTAATATTCTCACACGTATAAATTTTGGAATTGAAAGACGAAATCCTGCTATCGATTTCCTCCGCGGTCTTTCAATTTTCGTTGTCGTTCTGCTTCACTTCGGAATGTATTATACGTCAGAAGTTCCAGGGGTTCCCAGAGTCTTTTCTTTTGCATATTGGGGGTATTTTGCAAGAAATGGCTATCTCGGAGTTTCTGCATTCTTTGTCATCTCAGGTTATTTAATCACAAGTAGGTCATTGGCTCGTTTTCAAGATCTTTCTCTGATCAAGTTTGACGATTTTTATAGCTCTCGCTTTGCACGAATAGCTCCGCCCTTATTGCTTTTAGTAGGTGTGAATTTGTTACTGTACTATCTTGATGAGCCGGGATTTCAGATTCAGAACCTCGATAAGTTTGCCGCATGGGAAATTTTTGTGGGTGCAGTCACAATGCGTCTGAATCTCTATTGGAGCCCGTCCGTCACCGGACTTGGGCTCGGAGTTTTGTGGTCTCTGTCTATAGAGGAGGCTTTCTATGTGGGCTTTCCTATTCTCGCAAAAATTACTAGAAAACTGGCAGTGCTGGTTGCATCGCTAATTGGCCTTGTTGTGTATGCACTAGTTCACAGGTATCAAACATCTTATCCTGAAACCTTCTTTGGGTATTTTAGTTGTTTTGATATGCTTGCCTTTGGCTCTCTCGCTGCGATCTTTCAGAATAGATTTCCGAAATTTAAGACGAAGATGCAAAAGCCCTGGTTAAATATTTTTGCACTTATCTGCATGATCATATTTTACATTTCTCATCATGATCGTGAGTGGGAAGTGTGGGGCTCAAGTGTCTTCGGTCCAATGGTTGTACTGTTCATTCTTTCCGCGGCTCCTCAAGGAGACTCTAAAATGTATACAGGATGGTTCTCTCGGTTGATGCGGGTAATGGGCCTTTATTGCTATGAAATCTATTTGCTTCACATTGTAGTGATTCAATTGACGACACACTATGTTTTTCCAGAGTTGAATTCCACAGACTTCTTTAAAGGAGCAGTGGACATTTTCTTCTTTTTGGTGTGGGGAATAACTCTCGTAATATCAATTCTGATAGCGGAGTATTTTTCAGAACCTGCGCGCCAGTTTTGCTTACGAATGTATCGGCGTCTTCATGCAAAGTATTTAACCACAGAAACGGACTTTCAAGTTCTTCGTGAATAAAGAAAAACCCCGAGTGATCGGGGTTTTTTGCTTTCTAGCGACCGTGATGTGGGCCTGGCATGATCGGGCCATGGCCTGGGCCGTGAATTGGATGGTGCGGGTGATGTGGCGGTGGAGGAGGAGGTGGTGGACGATGCGGACCATGATGAGGTGGGCGGAAAGCGTCGAAAGCGAAAGCGCCTCCGCTCATTGCTGTCACGAACAAGAAAACGGCTAAGAAAGATTTTTTCACATGTTCCCCTTGGTTGGTGTTGAGTGCGACAAATTTTGTCGACGTTCATTTTCTAGCAAAGGGCCTTTTGTTGAATCAATGAAACAATGGTGGAATCACTTCCAGAATTCTCGTGAGTGTGCGTTCATTTGCCAAGCATAATGGCACCAGCAAAAAACAATTATGGAAGGGTGTTTTGATTCTAAGCGAATCATTTGAGAAACTAAGGAATAGTGGAAGATAACGTCATCTCAAATCGATGCACTTTTAAGTAGGTCATCTTGGGACGAGAGGATTCACCGTCGAAACTCGTCTTATCTAGGAAGCTCTCAAAAGGGGGTTCCTATGCGGATCGTAACTTTAGTTGTTATTGCACTTCTTATTACGGGTATTAGTTTCGCTGACGATCGTTTGGATCAAGTTCCTGCTATGTCCGGTAAAGTTGAAATTATGGATCAGCTCGGACTGATACAGCACGCAGACCCTACGGCGCGAGTGATGATTCCGCCACGAAAGAAAACTCAGAAGGCGGCTCCTCCTGTGCAAGTCAGAATTCACCACTTGGCTGATATCATGACGGATGGGGATTAGAACAAAGACTTTCTTTTGCGAAGCTCGTTGTGAAGAGCGGCTTGCATTTTTTCCTGGATTTCATCGCAAATATCGCGGATGAGATTCATATCCGTCGTGGCTTTCTTGCCGTACGGAAGCTGAATGGGCTCAAGAAAAATAATTTTCCATTTCACCGGCAGTGGTACTACATTGAGTGGCAGTGGAATCACCAGGCCTTTTAAAAATTTGGTGAGCTTAAGCTGGCTCAAGTTGATTTGACTTTCTTCAGCGCCGATCACCAGACATGGAACAATGGGGGCGCCGGTTTCTAAAGCCATGCGCACAAAACCGCGACGGAACTCTTGCAGCTCGTACATCTTTTGTGTCGGTTTAAAGTTGCCAGCTTCGCCCTCTGGAAAGATCACGATCAAATGGCTCTTTTTTAGCTCCGCTACGCCGTTGCTGTAAGTGGCTTCGGTAAAGCCCATTTTCTGTGCGGGCAGGGCGGTGGTCTTCGTCAAGAACCAGAAATGATGGGTGAGGACGCGGGGAATGCGCTTGGCGTTCTGTGCGAGGATGTGCGCAAGAAGTGCCGCATCAATTCCCATATAGCCCGAGTGGTTGGGGGCGACAATCACAGGTCCTTTGCGGGGTATGTTCTCTAGGCCCTCGATTTCCAAGCGGAAATATTTACGGACGAGCTCCATCAGCCAACGCGGAAGAACGCGAAAGAGCAACACATCCCGATCGAGATTCTTCAGATTAAAAACTTTTTCGTTGGGTTTCCTAAAAAAATTTATCATGATGGTTGGTGCCCAGGGAGTTTGTCTATGTCTCGTTATATCATTTCCATTGATCAAGGTACAACTAGCACGCGTACAGCGATTGTGAACCAAGCCGGAGGTCTCGTCGGTCAGCAGAACGAAGATTTCCGCCAAATATTCCCGCAACCGGGTTGGGTCGAGCATGACCCTGAAGATATCTGGAAGACAACGCTCAATACTCTGAAGAAAACCATGGAGCAGACTCGCATTCGCGGGGATCAGATTGCCGCAATCGGCATTACGAATCAAAGAGAAACCGTGGTTGTGTGGGATCGCAAAACCGGCAAGCCGATTTACAACGCCATCGTGTGGCAATGTCGTCGGACGCAGGACGTTTGTGAGAAATTGAAACGTAATAATAAAGAAAAAGTCATCAACAAGAAAACGGGCCTAGTGATCGATCCGTATTTCTCAGCGACAAAGATCCAATGGATCTTAAAAAACGTCCCAGGCGCCAAAGAGCGTGCTCGCAAGGGTGAACTTGCGGCGGGCACGATTGATACGTTCTTGCTGTGGCGTCTTACGGGCGGCGAGTCGCACAAGACGGATGTCAGCAATGCTTCGCGCACGATGCTAATGAATATTCACACGGGCTGGTGGGACGACGAATTGCTGAAGCTCTTCGAA is a window encoding:
- a CDS encoding Hsp20/alpha crystallin family protein; translated protein: MRYMPTIRSGRSSSGSHKILARFDDFFNRFEKAYFDHQRELAEHENEALSAFIPDVDVEESETMFLITVDIPGLKSNEVRIDLSGSQLRISGERRRATHADNESYYERAHGKFQRSFTIPDNIDTNKITAHFDDGVLRVLLPKLHLTEFQEIKVI
- a CDS encoding universal stress protein, whose product is MLNDRFKMKKIIWSIDAFEEKEDLQEKAARVLGVFQNKTYAQIEPVFVLGSTEMNWPVDYSTEWMREFQQNLRVHLEEVLLTTGFPHILTPKILVEPLASTAAAVETLLDYASKQHADMIIVSSHGRKGLDRFFLGSFAETLLVHSSVPVLVIGAGIKMEPQFSKILFPTEFGDYAREVFRRTVSAAKQMNASVTIYHAVPMPARIVMDSGYYPSLYGVEGEMVSLEDFLRIQADHQKKRAQNWADWAKSEGVLCEILIETVGEQVDDLICRQATTTGSDLIIMEGQSGPIKVALLGSIARNVVRAAPCPVLVFPRNALIEKEKEGAPIEAEESTSVNREPSVDLGFANKLTDSRDFEI
- a CDS encoding ABC transporter ATP-binding protein — translated: MLEVKNLIVNYGGIQALKGVSLWVQPGELVALIGANGAGKTSLLRSISGLVTPREGTVALFGKSVAEIPPHKRVEWGLAHCPEARHVFAQQSVYDNLVLGAYIRTKKEKMKEIQQTIEEIFTIFPKLKERQKQLAGTLSGGEQQMLAIGRALMLKPRILMLDEPSMGLAPVIIDEVFHVIERIKARKEVSILLVEQLAYRALSVADRGYVLEQGLIRLEGPAQDLLTNPEVKAAYLGVAK
- a CDS encoding imidazolonepropionase is translated as MANLLVTNISELLTLAPAMAKEGRKVTESDLGIAQQQAMYIEKGRIAWIGPHKKIPKDLAKKKLKEISAKGRTVLPGLVECHTHLVFAGSRAAEFELRNNGVSYQEIAKKGGGILSTMKQTRAMPVAQMKVLSQKRADIFAGQGVTTLEIKSGYALDEKNELKVLKVAKSLAGPRIVTTFLGAHAKPPEFDSYKAYLDFLKEKVLPQVKKQKLSNRVDIYVENGFFDKDDSREFLKAAQSLGFQVLMHADQLTLSGGADLGVELGALSGDHLIQIGNAQIQKLAKSQVTCVLLPAADLYMRCKYPPARELIDSGARVALATDFNPGTSPTQDVNLVGLLARLEMKMTLPEVIAAYTVGGAYALNLQSEVGSLELGKSADFMCIDSDWRQLFYSIGERSPTLVYQSGNKIF
- a CDS encoding acyltransferase codes for the protein MIRNILTRINFGIERRNPAIDFLRGLSIFVVVLLHFGMYYTSEVPGVPRVFSFAYWGYFARNGYLGVSAFFVISGYLITSRSLARFQDLSLIKFDDFYSSRFARIAPPLLLLVGVNLLLYYLDEPGFQIQNLDKFAAWEIFVGAVTMRLNLYWSPSVTGLGLGVLWSLSIEEAFYVGFPILAKITRKLAVLVASLIGLVVYALVHRYQTSYPETFFGYFSCFDMLAFGSLAAIFQNRFPKFKTKMQKPWLNIFALICMIIFYISHHDREWEVWGSSVFGPMVVLFILSAAPQGDSKMYTGWFSRLMRVMGLYCYEIYLLHIVVIQLTTHYVFPELNSTDFFKGAVDIFFFLVWGITLVISILIAEYFSEPARQFCLRMYRRLHAKYLTTETDFQVLRE
- a CDS encoding branched-chain amino acid ABC transporter ATP-binding protein/permease, producing MNPKLLTLLKCILYLLPLLLPVFVDNEYYVHGILGRIIIYTILVVSLDLVTGYIGDISIGHAGLFAVGAYTMAILSARAADNQGGSITTFYEWPFWLSMMAAIVAAGFFGFLLGFPSLKASGPYLAVTTIAYGIIIHTVINEQELLTNGTKGIQMSNLSVGGLSLGGNYFIWLIYPCLLLVMYFKRNLARSFWGRAFEAIKYSSIAAESCGVSRFYFKIAAFVLSASIAGLAGALFTHLDNYIAPNTFNLDFSILALMALIFGGVRSTLGNFIGMSLVVILPDLFTWFKDYRLMVFGILLLLALFFLPAGIAGLIRLKLEKRWPGFRTHYDFEKLKELGQGVQLFNQEKAEKGKEPLKLTALEMRFGGLVAVNKLDLVVSPGTIHGLMGPNGSGKSTTVNLITGIYTPTQGQVLVFGESVNKVSPHRRSLLGVARTFQNLQLFGDLTVLENVLVGLHNHYRSSLWAILLGLPKVRKEELRYQAEAYKWLEFVGIAHLAEEKAKNLAYGQARRLEIARALALRPKLLLLDEPAAGLTSKEIQEFNSVIMKVKQEGMAVLLIEHHMEMMMQISDEITVLDFGKKIAGGSPREVQKNPLVIQAYLGKEGAEHAGG
- a CDS encoding FAD-dependent oxidoreductase codes for the protein MQIKQVDILIVGAGIIGSSIGAELSRRGAKVCVIDKGTVGKGCSYGNAGWMTPCFAMPLPMPGMLLKSMKWLMDPQSPLYIKPSFSWDLASWMMSFLKAMNETQARRAVECLVVLSQKSLEEYQKLGQKYPEIRFEQKGLLMVSRTEAGVASAVEELNYVKNLGVPGKVLNSDDIQAMEPALKAPLLGGVYFSHEAMAEPFLVVQAMAQEIRSHGGEILENTELHDMVVNNGKIEKVLTSAGEIHAKQVIVATGSWSKSMAKMLRLRVPILGGKGYAMIVPKLEKQPQYPMMLVEKKIAITPRQNTLRIAGTLELVDQDFSITQKRVENIKRGAREFLHLPEELQVQELWAGLRPCTPDGVPLIGRHDRINNLVLAVGHQMLGLQSGSGTGLLVADVVENKTPFVDMGVLNPNRF